Part of the Nitrospirota bacterium genome, TCTCGTGGATGAAGAGGGTCATCAGCACCGGCGTCAGCGTGACCGCCAGGAACGAGGAGAAGAGCATGGCGAAGGTCTTGGTGTAGGCCAGGGGCTTGAAGAGCCTGCCCGCCTGTGCCTGGAGCGTGAAGACCGGCAGAAAGGCGACGGTGATGACGAGGAGCGAGAAGAAGAGCGAGGGCCCCACCTCCTTGGCCGCCTCGATGACCACATCGACTCTCCGGCCCGGTCTGCCGGCGTGCTCCCAGTCTTCGAGCTTTTTGTGGGCGTTCTCGACCATGATGATCGAGGCGTCGACCATCGCGCCGATGGCGATGGCGATGCCGCTCAGGCTCATGATGTTGGAGGTGACGCCGAGATAGTACATCAGGATAAAGGAGATGATGAGGGCGAAGGGCAGGGTGAGGATCACCACCAGGGCGCTCGGCAGGTGGAAGAGGAAGACGGCGCAGACGACGCTCACCGCGATCGAGAGCCGCAGGATTTCTTCTTTGAGCGTGTCGATGGAGCGGTGGATGAGGTCCGAGCGGTCGTAGGTCGTGACGATCTTCATGCCCTCGGGAAGGCTCGGCGCGATGTCGCGCTCGATCTTCTCCTTTACCCGCTCGATGACGTTCAGCACGTTTTCTCCGAAGCGCACCACCACGATGCCGCCCGCCACCTCGCCCTTGCCGTCGAGCTCGGCCAGGCCGCGCCTGATCTCGGGACCGAGCTGGATGCGCGCCACGTCCCGCAGAAAGACGGCGGTGCCTGTCCCGCTCGACGCGACCGGGATGGTCTCGAGGTCTTTGACGCTCCTGATGTAGCCCCGGCCGCGCACCATGTACTCGACGCCCGAGAGCTCGAGCACCCGGCCCTCGACATCCTTGTTGCTCTGCCGCACGGCGTTCATGACCGTGTCGAGCGAGAGATTGAAGGCGGCCAGGCGGTTCGGGTCGAGCACGATCTGGTACTGCTTCACGAAGCCGCCGATGCTCGCCACCTGCGAGACGCCCGGCACGCTTTCGAGGGCGAGCTTGATGTTCCAGTCCTGCACCGTCCGGAGGTCGGCGAGGGTATGGCGGCCGGTCTCGTCGACCACGGCGTAGGAGAAGCCCCAGCCCACGCTCGTGGCATCGGGGCCGAGCACCGGGTTCACGTCCGCGGGGAGCTTGTTCTTCACCGCCTGCAGGTATTCGAGCACCCGGCTCCGCGCCCAGTAGAGGTTCGTCCCCTCCTCGAAGATGACATAGATGAAGGAGCTGCCCAGGTACGAGAAGCCCCGCACCACCTGCACTTTGGGCGCGGCGAGGAGCGTGGAGGTGATGGGATAGGTGATCTGGTCCTCGATGAGGTCGGGGCTCCTGCCCTCCCATTCGGTGAAGATGATGACCTGGGTGTCGCTCAGGTCGGGGATCGCGTCGAGCGGCGTCCGCAGCATCGCCCAGTAGCCCCAGGCGGCGAGGGCGAGGACGAGGAGGCCGACGATGAACTTGTTCCGGGCGCTGAATTCTATAATGCGCGCGATCATGGCTGCACCATGCCCTACTGCACGACGCCCTTGAGGCGCGCTTCGGAGTCGATGAGGAAGGCGGCTGAGCCGGCGACCTTTTCGCCCGCGGCGAGCCCCCGCACCACCTCGACCATCCCTTCGGCAGTGATGCCGGTCGCTATCTCGCGGGGTTCGAACGAGCCTTCGCCTTTATCCACATAGACGATCTGCTTCGTTCCGGTATTGATGACCGCGTCCTCGGGGATGACGAGCTTGCGGCCGAGGTCGATGCCGATCTCGACATTGGTGAACATCTGCGGCCTCAGCCTGCCGCCCGGGTTGGGGATGACGAAGCGCGCCTTGGCGGTCCTCGTCTCGCCCGCCAGCACGGGATAGATGAAATCGATCTTCGAGGTGAAGACCTTGTCCGGGAGATAGCTCAGGCCGATGCTCGCGGTCTGGCCTGGCTGAATCAGCGGCAGATCGTATTCATAGATATCAGCAATGACCCACACGGTCGAGAGGTCGGCGATATCGAAGAGCCGTTCTCCGGGCATCACCCGCATGCCCTGGAGCGCCGCCTTCTGCACCACGTAGCCGCTGACGGGGCTGTGGATGGTGAGGGTGCGGATCGGCTGCCCCGACTCCTCGATCCTCTTTATTTCCGGATCCTTGATATCCCACAGCCTCAGCCGCTGCCGCGCCGCCTCGCGCATGGCTCCGGCGTCGCGGGAGAACATTTTATCCAGTGCGCCTCCGATACTGTCCGGCCCCCGCGCACCCTCCTGCGCTGCGCCGCCCTGTTTCGCCCACCTGAGGGCATTGAGGTACTCCTGCTGGGTGGCGACGAGCTCCGGGCTGTACACCGCGGCGAGGGGAGCGCCTTTGGCAACGTACTGGCCGGTGGTATTCACGTAGAGCCGTTCGAGCCAGCCCTCGATCTTGGTATTGACCGTAGCTATCTTCCGCTCATCGTATTCGATGCGCCCCACGGTCCGGACCACCTTCCGGAGCGGCTTGACCGAAGCGGCGACGGTCCTGACGCCGATCATCTGCTGCTTATCCTCGGGAATCTCGACGATCTGCGGCTCCTCCTCTGCGGCCTCGGGCACCGGCTGCTCCGGCTCTCCTGACGCTTGCGGCGGAGGAGGCGCGCCCCCGTGGCCTGCGTGGCCGCCGGGCGTTGCCTGCTGCACCGTCTTCTGCTGCGAGGACTTGCCCAGCAGATCGCCACCGAGCTTCGAATAGCCCAGGAAAAGGAGCCCTGCGATGAGCGCCGCGCAGGCGGCGAGGATAAGGACAGCTCTTTTATTCATGGCGTGCCTCTCCCTTTCCGGAGTCCATGATCCCTGCCAGGGCCTCGAGGCGGGCGATCGCCTTCTCATGCTCGACGAGCTGCGCCCAGTAGGAGTTCTCGAAATCGACGATCGCCTTGAGCCGGTTGATGACGGTGATCGCCTCGGTCCTTCCGGTGCCGTAGCCGGAGAGGGCGGACTCGAAGTCCTGGTAGGTCTTGGGGATGAGGCCGCTCTTGTAGACATCCATTAAGCGCTCCGACGCCGTCAGCATCGCATAGGTATCGCGTATGCCCGACGCCAGCATCAGCTTCGTCGCTTCGAGCTCGTTCCGCGCCTCCGCCCTCTCGGCCTCCGCCTCATGGACCCCCTGCCTCTGTTTCGTTTTATAATAGAGGGGAATGTTGACGGTCGTCGTCAGGCTCCACATATCGTCGAACTCGCCGCCGCGCTGAAAGACGCTCGCCGCCACCGTGAAGTCGGGATAATACTCCTTCTTCGCCATCTTCACTTTTGCCTCGGCTGCAGCGATCATCTTTTCCCTCGCCCTTACTTCCGGGGAGTTCGCCTGGGCGACCGCGATCATCTCGTTCAGGCTGCGGACGAAGGAAGTGAACGACGGCTCCGCCGGCCTGCCGAGCGGGGAGGTCGCGGGCCTCCCTACCGTCGTATTCAGCATCGCCTCGAGGGATTGTATCTTCTGCTTCTGCATCTCCTCTTTTTCGAGGAGCATGTACTTCTCGGTCTGCGCCATGAGCACTTCCTGCTGGGGCGCCATCCCCGCCGAGTAACGGGCGAGCGCCGCGTCCTCTATCTTCGAGAAGAGCCCCTCTCGCTCCTTGAGGAGATCGAGATTCTTGTATGCCAGCGCAAGGTCATAGTAGAGCTCCTTCACCCGGGCGACGGTCTTCAGCCGTACGGCATTGGCCGCTGCCGACCGGCTCTCCGCATCCCTGGCCGCCATGTCGCCCTTGAGCCCCCGCTTTCCGGGGAAGGGGAACATCTGGGAGACGGAGTACATCCACTGCGCGTCCGCCATCTCGCCGTAGGTGTAGCGCTCCCAACCCTCGTTCTGGTACCCGAACATCAGCATGGGGTCGGGAAGACTCTTCGCCTGGGGTATCCGGTACTGCGCCGCCGACGTGCGCGCTTCCGCGGCCTGGATTTCGGGACTGTTCTTCAGCGCCTCTTCGATCAGCGGCTTCAGGGCGAGCTCTTCGGCTCCCTCCGCGCCG contains:
- a CDS encoding efflux RND transporter periplasmic adaptor subunit, translated to MNKRAVLILAACAALIAGLLFLGYSKLGGDLLGKSSQQKTVQQATPGGHAGHGGAPPPPQASGEPEQPVPEAAEEEPQIVEIPEDKQQMIGVRTVAASVKPLRKVVRTVGRIEYDERKIATVNTKIEGWLERLYVNTTGQYVAKGAPLAAVYSPELVATQQEYLNALRWAKQGGAAQEGARGPDSIGGALDKMFSRDAGAMREAARQRLRLWDIKDPEIKRIEESGQPIRTLTIHSPVSGYVVQKAALQGMRVMPGERLFDIADLSTVWVIADIYEYDLPLIQPGQTASIGLSYLPDKVFTSKIDFIYPVLAGETRTAKARFVIPNPGGRLRPQMFTNVEIGIDLGRKLVIPEDAVINTGTKQIVYVDKGEGSFEPREIATGITAEGMVEVVRGLAAGEKVAGSAAFLIDSEARLKGVVQ
- a CDS encoding TolC family protein; the protein is MTRQKTPRLVRRRQPLYVHVISVALCSVVALLFTAGAEGAEELALKPLIEEALKNSPEIQAAEARTSAAQYRIPQAKSLPDPMLMFGYQNEGWERYTYGEMADAQWMYSVSQMFPFPGKRGLKGDMAARDAESRSAAANAVRLKTVARVKELYYDLALAYKNLDLLKEREGLFSKIEDAALARYSAGMAPQQEVLMAQTEKYMLLEKEEMQKQKIQSLEAMLNTTVGRPATSPLGRPAEPSFTSFVRSLNEMIAVAQANSPEVRAREKMIAAAEAKVKMAKKEYYPDFTVAASVFQRGGEFDDMWSLTTTVNIPLYYKTKQRQGVHEAEAERAEARNELEATKLMLASGIRDTYAMLTASERLMDVYKSGLIPKTYQDFESALSGYGTGRTEAITVINRLKAIVDFENSYWAQLVEHEKAIARLEALAGIMDSGKGEARHE